In the genome of Spea bombifrons isolate aSpeBom1 chromosome 11, aSpeBom1.2.pri, whole genome shotgun sequence, one region contains:
- the C11H10orf95 gene encoding uncharacterized protein C10orf95 homolog — protein MFHYGYRPHEYYTMFLPRSVPYSRSAYADVSSGFGLPPIQIHNFSSRPFAFVGDETSYPHNISNGRIEYHHFYGVNPLYNMPNWYYPSYNPGPAYDPFLNYREPQAYPKPPVDAWPEGFTMKGELHWGKLERIFGVKRNLPDFVKDDLRRVYGTYPRTFVAITYQNGEYLVKGDPKVGEQEYTVEKKVIRRQPTPTDSEEDISDKQSKRKKKKSRR, from the coding sequence ATGTTCCACTATGGTTACCGGCCACATGAATATTACACAATGTTTCTCCCTCGGAGCGTGCCTTACTCGAGAAGTGCCTATGCAGATGTAAGCTCTGGTTTTGGGCTGCCCCCCATACAAATTCACAACTTTAGCAGCCGCCCGTTTGCTTTTGTTGGAGATGAGACATCCTATCCGCATAACATTTCAAACGGACGCATTGAATATCACCATTTTTACGGGGTCAACCCATTATATAATATGCCAAACTGGTATTACCCCAGTTATAACCCTGGGCCAGCGTACGATCCCTTCCTAAACTACAGGGAGCCGCAGGCTTACCCCAAACCTCCAGTTGATGCGTGGCCGGAGGGTTTCACTATGAAAGGAGAGCTTCACTGGGGCAAACTGGAGCGGATTTTTGGGGTAAAGCGTAACCTTCCCGACTTTGTTAAAGACGACCTTCGCAGAGTTTACGGAACTTACCCGAGAACATTTGTTGCCATAACTTACCAGAACGGAGAGTACCTTGTTAAAGGTGATCCCAAAGTTGGTGAGCAGGAATATACTGTGGAGAAGAAAGTCATTAGGAGGCAACCTACGCCCACCGACTCCGAGGAGGACATCAGCGATAAACAGAgcaagaggaaaaagaagaagtCAAGGAGGTGA